One genomic region from Nilaparvata lugens isolate BPH chromosome 3, ASM1435652v1, whole genome shotgun sequence encodes:
- the LOC111048568 gene encoding THAP domain-containing protein 2-like has translation MGFCCCVPNCRGNYQKTSKVSVFSFPKDETLKRKWIQAIRRKNFNPTKSSKVCEKHFDDRDIIKVVRAYNEHGENLEAKLNRVKLKEGAIPRFFPNCPKHWSTKYSSRESAEERRERQENYQLNQAIQKSLQSKKKYDDEFKFKSFIELSNLVDSVRVEVPSEWSVVKKPDSVLFLIVEAVPVPNIVLSAMGCWPLEDYIQLSTVIQQQTSSSSFRSGGEL, from the exons ATGGGATTCTGTTGTTGTGTACCCAACTGTCGCGGGAATTATCAGAAGACTTCAAAAGTTTCTGTATTTTCTTTTCCgaaagatgaaactttgaaaagaaAATGGATACAAGCGATAAGAAGGAAGAACTTTAATCCTACAAAATCTTCAAAG GTATGTGAAAAGCACTTTGATGATAGGGATATCATCAAAGTAGTAAGAGCATACAACGAGCATGGAGAAAATCTGGAAGCCAAACTCAATAGAGTCAAGTTGAAAGAAGGTGCAATTCCCAGATTCTTTCCCAATTGCCCAAAACATTGGTCAACTAAATATTCTTCAAGAGAAAGTGctgaagagagaagagagcgtCAAGAAAACTATCAGTTGAATCAAGCAATTCAGAAAAGTTTGCAATCAAAGAAGAAATACGATgatgaattcaaatttaaaagttttattgaattatcaaatttagtgGATTCAGTGAGAGTTGAAGTACCAAGTGAATGGAGTGTCGTAAAAAAACCAGACAGTGTTCTCTTCTTGATTGTTGAAGCTGTGCCTGTGCCTAACATTGTACTTTCAGCCATG GGTTGTTGGCCATTGGAAGATTACATTCAATTGAGCACTGTGATTCAACAGCAGACTTCATCAAGTTCATTTCGAAGTGGTGGAGAATTGTGA
- the LOC111056531 gene encoding protein asteroid, which yields MGVNGLTTFISNNRRFMETYRLHDTFVIIDGNSLSFQLFCKHGIKECLAFGGDYDRYAQHIEVFFRMLSKCNVKSVVVFDGGCEEKKLKTVLRRVKDRTSQLKRVLPTSRGTPRVFPRLMSRVFREVLLEIGVPIVQCDFEADQEIAALGIKYNCPILSFDSDYFISGVQYIPLPTIGHKAVPFRNQSQTTTSNQFFIYCKIFKVGNLLKCYRGLKISMLPLLSALIGNDYVDYSFFENFYSQLNIGESYPSDLRIARVLEWLSGFDSFDSALQSILRTKARSNQSFVSKKIEETIESYNCKFLTVEKYLPSICTDRLSKPDIFSMGRKQVHGNVQKMSQVKSAINFPDWLLNNCRKGLVNSTVIDILTLETCISKPQVEDLSLKPCHEVGIPLIRALIKIIHGERKVTVNYWARKENTTIENYCLEPLNIDIPNLENLLDLSLEYKRSILLRLLNVPADFNTDIFPEEWKLYLCTILYWMKNTTIPLIIEAHVEALILCLIALNIIDGNLGFIRNWSQFLRSYGVKLNSQTISPMKSYHKFRDILFDVDELDCIAWFESLFKFHSLNKDLKSDPSLFSSSTIHAFAQFQICLHYSMMINAILNFPFKQCIIHRLFSGTFIYNVFSTLVGNAEKVFQELLGKSPKLFEVFKTLVSEILECKSAAASPMAAPSKKSRKKRKGKGNKKINQLNK from the exons ATGGGAGTTAATGGTCTTACAACATTCATTTCTAACAATCGAAGATTTATGGAAACATATAGGCTGCACGATACATTTGTAATTATCGATGGAAACAGTTTATCATTTCAACTATTCTGTAAGCATGGTATTAAAGAATGTTTGGCTTTTGGTGGTGACTATGACAGATACGCACAACATATTGAAGTTTTTTTTCGAATGCTTTCAAAGTGCAATGTGAAATCCGTTGTGGTATTTGATGGTGGATGTGaggagaaaaaattgaaaaccgtTTTAAGAAGAGTGAAAGATAGAACTAGTCAACTGAAACGTGTATTGCCTACTTCTAGAGGAACTCCACGCGTGTTTCCTCGCCTCATGTCGCGTGTATTCCGAGAGGTTTTATTGGAAATTGGTGTGCCAATAGTTCAATGTGATTTCGAGGCAGACCAGGAGATAGCAGCGTTGGGCATCAAGTACAACTGCCCCATCCTTAGCTTTGACTCTGACTACTTCATTTCCGGTGTACAGTACATACCACTACCTACAATCGGCCACAAGGCTGTACCTTTTCGCAATCAATCTCAAACAACCACATCCAACCAGTTTTTTATCTactgcaaaattttcaaagttggaAATTTACTCAAGTGTTATCGAGGACTAAAAATTTCCATGTTACCTCTACTATCAGCACTGATTGGAAATGACTATGTGGATTATAGTTTCTTCGAGAATTTCTATTCGCAACTCAATATAGGAGAAAGTTACCCATCAGATTTAAGAATTGCTAGAGTGCTTGAATGGCTTAGTGGCTTCGATAGTTTCGATTCTGCTCTTCAATCg ATTCTCAGAACTAAAGCAAGGAGTAATCAAAGTTTCGTTTctaagaaaatagaagaaacgaTAGAGAGTTACAACTGTAAATTCTTAACAGTGGAAAAATACCTGCCTTCGATATGCACTGATCGTCTATCAAAACCTGATATTTTTAGCATGGGAAGAAAGCAAGTGCATGGGAATGTACAGAAGATGTCTCAGGTAAAGTCCGCTATCAACTTTCCGGATTGGCTTCTGAATAATTGTAGAAAAGGGTTGGTCAACAGCACTGTAATAGACATCTTAACTTTGGAAACATGTATCTCAAAACCTCAGGTTGAGGATTTATCGCTCAAGCCCTGTCATGAAGTAGGTATCCCGTTGATACGAGCtcttattaaaataattcatgGTGAGAGAAAAGTAACTGTCAACTACTGGGCCAGAAAAGAGAACACTACAATTGAAAACTATTGCTTAGAACCATTAAATATTGATATTCCCAATTTAGAAAATTTACTTGATCTTTCACTCGAATATAAAAGGAGCATATTATTGAGACTATTAAATGTCCCTGCTGACTTTAATACTGATATTTTCCCTGAAGAGTGGAAACTTTATCTGTGTACAATTTtatattggatgaaaaatacTACTATTCCTTTGATTATTGAAGCTCATGTTGAGGCATTGATTCTTTGTCTGATAGCTCTCAACATCATTGATGGAAATTTAGGGTTTATACGTAATTGGAGCCAGTTTCTCAGAAGCTATGGGGTGAAGTTGAATAGTCAAACCATCAGCCCGATGAAATCTTATCACAAGTTTAGGGATATATTATTTGATGTTGATGAGCTAGACTGCATTGCGTGGTTTGAATCACTGTTCAAATTTCACAGTCTAAACAAAGATTTAAAATCAGACCCGAGTCTATTCTCTAGTTCTACTATCCATGCTTTTgcacaatttcaaatttgcttACATTACTCCATGATGATCAATGCCATTCTGAATTTTCCGTTCAAGCAATGCATAATCCATAGACTGTTTTCTGggacatttatttataatgttttttcaACATTGGTTGGGAATGCcgaaaaagtttttcaagagCTGCTTGGTAAATCACCAAAACTATTTGAAGTGTTCAAAACTTTAGTTTCGGAGATACTCGAGTGTAAGTCTGCTGCTGCATCACCAATGGCTGCTCCCTctaaaaaatctagaaaaaaACGTAAAGGTAAAGGAaacaagaaaataaatcaattgaacAAATGA